In the Shewanella sp. OMA3-2 genome, one interval contains:
- a CDS encoding IS3 family transposase (programmed frameshift) — translation MKTRKSYSKEFKLDAITLVREQNYSIAEAARNLEVTPQLLGRWIKEAENDDGHAFRGNGKLTPEQEEIRKLKAQVKRLEIERGNIKKSDGLLCQRNEVKYAFITQNKKIWPVILMCHVLGVKNNNYYSYQKRKSQSPVDTEHQEMLQWVKDIAEFSDNTYGQRRIQKALNSLDYPVGRRKTSQLMKEANVWVRYKKKYKATTNSGHKKPIYENELEQDFDVQCANQAWVQDITYIWTAEGWLYLAVVIDLYSRKVVGWSMGSRMKALLVCDALTMAIWQRKPKAGLIIHSDQGVQYASHQYRRILRLHKFVGSMSKKGCCWDNAVAESFFGSLKQERVHWRNYRTRYAAQQDVLNYITMWYNSQRMHSYLNYQSPNEFERTDKPLTEVA, via the exons ATGAAAACACGTAAATCCTATTCAAAAGAATTCAAGCTTGATGCCATTACACTGGTAAGAGAGCAAAATTACAGTATTGCTGAAGCCGCTAGAAATTTAGAGGTGACTCCTCAACTGCTCGGCCGCTGGATAAAAGAAGCAGAAAATGATGATGGTCATGCATTTAGAGGCAACGGCAAGCTGACACCTGAGCAGGAAGAGATCCGCAAGCTAAAGGCACAAGTAAAGCGCTTAGAAATAGAGCGTG GAAATATTAAAAAAAGCGACGGTCTTCTTTGCCAAAGAAACGAAGTGAAATACGCGTTTATTACCCAAAATAAGAAGATCTGGCCTGTGATATTAATGTGTCACGTGTTGGGTGTGAAAAACAATAATTACTACAGCTATCAAAAGCGGAAGTCTCAGTCACCTGTTGATACAGAGCATCAAGAGATGTTGCAGTGGGTTAAGGATATTGCCGAGTTTAGCGATAACACCTACGGACAAAGACGCATTCAAAAGGCATTGAATTCCCTTGATTACCCTGTTGGGCGTAGGAAAACATCGCAACTGATGAAAGAAGCAAACGTTTGGGTGCGCTATAAAAAGAAGTACAAAGCAACAACCAACAGCGGCCACAAGAAGCCTATATATGAAAATGAGCTTGAACAGGATTTTGATGTTCAATGCGCCAATCAAGCGTGGGTTCAAGATATTACGTACATATGGACTGCCGAAGGATGGCTGTATTTAGCCGTCGTAATCGATCTCTATTCCCGTAAAGTTGTTGGTTGGAGTATGGGCAGCAGAATGAAGGCACTACTCGTTTGTGATGCGCTCACAATGGCTATATGGCAACGAAAACCTAAAGCTGGATTGATAATACACTCAGATCAAGGTGTTCAATATGCGAGCCATCAATATAGACGAATACTGAGGCTGCATAAGTTTGTCGGCAGTATGAGTAAAAAAGGATGTTGTTGGGATAATGCAGTAGCTGAAAGCTTTTTCGGAAGCTTGAAGCAGGAACGAGTTCATTGGCGCAATTATCGAACACGCTACGCAGCTCAACAAGATGTCTTGAATTACATCACTATGTGGTACAACAGCCAACGGATGCATTCATACCTTAATTACCAAAGTCCCAATGAATTTGAGCGTACGGATAAGCCGTTAACAGAAGTGGCGTAA
- a CDS encoding DUF5694 domain-containing protein codes for MKIYSNLNRIKMHSKDRVFILMGSAHTAMLKEFINRSPKFEMVDTALYLQPLALTPFGN; via the coding sequence ATGAAAATTTATTCCAATTTAAATCGAATAAAAATGCATTCAAAAGATAGAGTGTTCATTTTGATGGGCTCAGCACACACCGCTATGCTGAAGGAGTTTATCAACCGTAGCCCTAAGTTTGAAATGGTGGACACTGCCTTGTATTTGCAACCGTTAGCACTGACTCCATTTGGTAATTAG
- the atcJ gene encoding cold adaptation protein ActJcold adaptation protein ActJ, which produces MINHFTVLGVKASAKEDEIKKAYKRLSNKYHPDKLLLASDEERQQAAVQLQRVKQAYDVLSDKKLRNAFIKDFNNVIVTDPTAAMRELWDQFYP; this is translated from the coding sequence ATGATTAACCACTTCACTGTACTGGGTGTTAAAGCCAGTGCCAAAGAAGATGAAATTAAAAAAGCCTATAAACGTTTATCCAACAAGTATCATCCAGATAAACTACTCTTAGCCTCAGATGAAGAACGGCAGCAAGCAGCAGTGCAACTGCAAAGAGTGAAGCAAGCTTATGACGTGCTAAGTGATAAAAAGCTTAGAAACGCATTCATCAAAGACTTTAATAACGTGATAGTGACCGATCCTACTGCCGCAATGCGCGAGCTGTGGGACCAATTTTACCCTTGA
- the atcA gene encoding cold adaptation protein AtcA: protein MAKSLNIARIHELKNNAYDNIESYNDPDTPKALENFSRQIKEILLADISMLSSVPEYLPVALFGQVKFAADAQLKWAHWIDNAIQPEWDEFKVSIAFNNSDIPLVQAVRAQGESLLIESCAVLYLLNQEANGSQKKAKPAHEDDDEEYGQSNSDYDDDDDDSDEEGYYDQYDDEDR, encoded by the coding sequence ATGGCCAAATCATTAAATATTGCTCGTATCCATGAGCTTAAAAACAATGCCTATGACAATATCGAGTCATATAACGATCCTGATACACCAAAGGCATTAGAGAATTTTTCTCGTCAGATAAAAGAAATTTTACTGGCCGATATCAGCATGCTGTCTTCAGTACCTGAATACTTACCCGTTGCCCTTTTTGGCCAGGTTAAGTTTGCCGCTGATGCTCAACTTAAGTGGGCGCATTGGATTGATAACGCTATTCAGCCAGAGTGGGACGAATTTAAAGTCAGTATTGCGTTTAATAATAGCGATATACCGTTAGTGCAAGCTGTGCGTGCCCAAGGTGAGTCGTTACTGATTGAAAGTTGCGCGGTATTATATTTGCTGAATCAAGAAGCCAATGGCTCGCAGAAAAAAGCCAAGCCAGCACATGAAGATGACGACGAAGAATACGGTCAATCTAATAGCGACTATGACGATGATGACGATGATAGCGATGAAGAAGGCTATTACGATCAATACGATGATGAGGACAGATAA
- the atcB gene encoding cold adaptation protein AtcB — MTTSLIEIAAQEIKQLADVEPQQASKRFEIIANTMTDAQLVDVIELMDIVTLTQINSHHDISCPSIMSELMSPEQIRDIVCQQPLYWEEQIKTNADELLAHTFEFLTYLIRIQGSEEKQAAILECIAEDPAGLFYLSIPFIELILAPSEAEEGSPERDNYDDEDDGTTVGYDNWHASEESHSLSMDDPRSLMALIQELTPEVAKSIKNLLRNESSGWEQIIAKFVNELVLQAKDKNQVADEYAEVDDMFSFLD, encoded by the coding sequence ATGACAACCAGTTTGATTGAAATTGCCGCTCAAGAAATAAAGCAACTTGCGGACGTTGAACCACAGCAAGCCAGCAAGCGTTTTGAGATTATCGCTAATACCATGACCGACGCCCAACTTGTGGACGTTATTGAGCTGATGGATATCGTTACCTTGACGCAAATCAACAGCCATCATGACATTTCTTGCCCGTCAATCATGTCTGAGTTGATGAGCCCAGAGCAAATTCGCGACATCGTTTGTCAGCAACCCTTATATTGGGAAGAACAAATAAAAACCAATGCCGATGAGCTGCTTGCGCATACCTTTGAGTTTTTAACGTATTTAATCCGCATTCAAGGCAGCGAAGAAAAACAAGCCGCTATTTTGGAATGTATTGCTGAAGATCCCGCTGGTTTGTTCTATTTATCCATTCCTTTCATTGAGCTTATTCTTGCGCCCAGTGAAGCAGAGGAAGGTTCACCAGAACGTGATAATTATGACGATGAAGATGATGGCACCACAGTGGGTTACGACAACTGGCATGCCAGTGAAGAGTCGCACAGCCTTAGTATGGATGATCCACGCAGCTTAATGGCACTTATTCAAGAGCTTACACCAGAGGTTGCCAAGTCGATTAAGAACTTACTGCGCAACGAAAGTTCTGGTTGGGAACAAATCATCGCTAAGTTCGTTAATGAATTGGTTTTACAGGCGAAAGATAAAAACCAAGTGGCCGATGAATATGCGGAAGTTGACGATATGTTTAGCTTTTTAGATTAA
- the atcC gene encoding cold adaptation protein AtcC, giving the protein MQLALRDPNQGPYLSKVIAYGQSENTLSQEQLEQIKAKAILMSLKLADKFYNKHKVHLLEHAAHDVIGVVSIGLIALTGQEPATSLPLLQSPDGVLKCFQKGWSLLTHASSLNTNKSLYGDVSESLLENVSSPPDMEEWLGWQSYQSALTEHQRQQGIKALLQAFYVTSDHDPLDCLNLEAVLAEAVIYRTLFADRGVRQDLKKRLGKIELDDAWFNGDYLMAQTESALSKLPQELAEIIRQDLSKHYIQGLLRTLSFAKNYRELQMQGASIEKLERFEQKEGLHGLLGWPLYLDL; this is encoded by the coding sequence ATGCAACTGGCATTACGGGACCCAAATCAAGGGCCATACCTGTCAAAGGTCATCGCTTACGGTCAAAGTGAAAACACGCTAAGCCAAGAACAGCTTGAACAAATAAAAGCTAAGGCGATTTTAATGAGCCTTAAGCTGGCCGATAAGTTTTATAACAAGCATAAAGTGCACTTGTTAGAACATGCCGCCCATGATGTTATTGGTGTGGTCAGCATAGGGCTTATTGCGCTAACAGGACAAGAGCCGGCAACGTCGCTGCCTTTACTGCAAAGTCCAGATGGTGTGCTGAAATGCTTTCAAAAGGGCTGGAGTTTACTCACCCACGCAAGCAGCTTGAACACCAATAAGTCACTTTATGGTGATGTGAGCGAAAGCTTGCTTGAAAATGTGTCTAGCCCTCCGGATATGGAGGAATGGTTAGGTTGGCAAAGCTATCAAAGTGCGTTAACTGAGCATCAGCGCCAACAAGGTATTAAAGCGCTATTGCAGGCGTTTTATGTCACTTCAGATCACGACCCTTTAGATTGTCTAAATCTTGAAGCTGTGTTGGCTGAAGCGGTTATTTATCGCACTTTATTTGCCGATCGCGGTGTAAGGCAAGATCTTAAAAAACGCTTAGGTAAAATTGAGCTTGATGATGCTTGGTTTAATGGCGATTACTTGATGGCGCAAACTGAAAGTGCCCTGAGTAAATTACCCCAAGAGTTAGCCGAGATAATTCGTCAAGATTTGAGCAAGCATTACATTCAAGGTTTATTACGTACCTTAAGTTTTGCAAAAAACTATCGCGAGTTGCAAATGCAAGGTGCCAGTATCGAAAAGCTTGAGCGCTTTGAGCAAAAAGAAGGCCTACACGGCTTACTGGGTTGGCCGCTATACTTGGACTTATAA
- a CDS encoding PhoX family protein produces MSKATFDPRRFNQSDNTPFAQVMEKHLSRRNFVKRGLGIGAMTAFAGVGLTACGSDDNTVTPNPTPTPTPTPTPTPPTKSSAVLGFESIAGSKTDAVTIPAGYSAYVLAPWGTPLNAKAAAWKADGTNTGEDQANSVGMHHDGMHFFPLNDSNDDGLLCINHEYIDEDALHPTGPTFDANGKRTIIDEIRKEINAHGVSVVRIKLNNGMWEVVSNDAHNRRFTGASVMDIAGPMAYTSYLETRYSPDGSQARGTLNNCGNGSTPWGTYLTCEENWPGYFVNKGTLPADQSRIGISTSDTRYGWDHLAGDDDERLDEFARFNITPSGSSAGQDYRNEANGHGYIVEIDPYNPNSRAVKRTALGRFRHEGCTFGKLEEGKPITFYSGHDSRFEYLYKFVSDAVWTAADANTNNRIAMGDKYMNAGTLYVAKFSEDGVGEWLPLTLDAVTKDGSTLASSFDSQAAIILNTAGAADLVGATPMDRPEWATVDPFTGSVYLTLTNNTKRTEANAANPRLKNSFGHVIRWDEGDKATDFSWDIFVFGAPADGDADTNLSGLDDLNQFASPDGLAFDARGILWVQTDNGADEVTSYTNDQMLAVVPSTLVDADGKQQVISAETQAQLKRFFVGPNDCEVTGFAITPDYKTAFVNIQHPGNWPYSNNATEVTPAGTQLRPRAATVMIRKNDGGEIGI; encoded by the coding sequence ATGAGCAAAGCGACATTTGATCCACGACGTTTTAACCAAAGCGATAACACACCATTTGCACAGGTGATGGAAAAACATTTATCTCGTCGTAACTTTGTTAAAAGAGGCCTAGGGATAGGTGCGATGACCGCATTCGCCGGTGTGGGTTTAACCGCATGTGGCTCAGACGATAATACAGTAACCCCTAATCCAACGCCGACTCCGACACCTACACCGACTCCAACGCCGCCAACAAAAAGTTCAGCAGTGTTAGGTTTTGAGTCTATTGCGGGTTCAAAAACCGATGCAGTGACTATTCCTGCCGGTTATTCAGCCTATGTGCTTGCACCTTGGGGCACGCCACTAAATGCTAAAGCAGCAGCATGGAAAGCCGATGGCACTAATACAGGTGAAGACCAAGCAAACTCTGTGGGTATGCACCATGATGGTATGCATTTTTTCCCACTAAATGACTCAAATGATGATGGTTTACTCTGTATTAACCATGAATATATTGATGAAGATGCGCTGCACCCAACAGGACCAACCTTTGATGCCAATGGCAAGCGCACCATAATTGATGAAATTCGCAAAGAGATTAATGCCCATGGCGTATCTGTTGTGCGCATTAAGCTGAATAACGGCATGTGGGAAGTGGTTAGCAATGATGCCCATAATCGCCGTTTCACTGGTGCTAGCGTAATGGATATTGCGGGGCCAATGGCTTATACCAGTTACTTAGAAACACGTTATTCACCCGATGGCAGCCAGGCTCGCGGTACATTAAATAACTGTGGTAACGGCAGCACGCCTTGGGGCACTTATTTAACCTGTGAAGAAAACTGGCCAGGTTACTTTGTCAATAAAGGCACATTACCAGCAGACCAATCACGCATTGGTATTTCAACTTCAGATACCCGTTATGGCTGGGATCATCTAGCGGGTGATGATGATGAACGACTCGATGAATTTGCGCGTTTTAACATTACGCCTTCAGGTAGCAGCGCCGGTCAAGACTACCGTAATGAAGCTAACGGCCACGGCTATATTGTTGAAATTGACCCATATAACCCCAATTCACGCGCAGTTAAACGTACCGCATTAGGCCGTTTTCGCCATGAAGGGTGTACTTTTGGTAAGTTAGAAGAAGGTAAACCAATTACCTTCTATTCTGGTCATGACTCTCGTTTTGAATACTTATATAAGTTTGTCTCTGATGCGGTGTGGACAGCAGCAGATGCGAATACCAACAATCGCATTGCGATGGGTGATAAGTACATGAATGCTGGCACCTTGTATGTGGCTAAGTTTAGCGAAGACGGTGTGGGTGAGTGGTTACCATTAACCCTAGATGCCGTAACAAAAGATGGCAGCACCTTAGCCAGCAGTTTTGATTCACAGGCAGCGATTATTCTAAACACAGCCGGCGCAGCCGACTTGGTTGGTGCCACACCAATGGACCGTCCTGAATGGGCAACAGTAGACCCGTTTACCGGCAGTGTTTACTTAACATTGACTAATAACACTAAACGTACTGAAGCAAATGCAGCCAACCCACGTTTGAAGAATAGTTTTGGTCATGTCATTCGTTGGGACGAAGGCGATAAAGCTACCGATTTTAGCTGGGATATCTTTGTATTTGGCGCTCCTGCTGACGGCGATGCTGATACTAACTTGTCAGGCTTGGACGACTTAAATCAATTTGCTAGCCCAGATGGTTTAGCGTTTGATGCTCGCGGTATTTTATGGGTACAAACCGATAACGGTGCTGATGAAGTGACCTCTTATACTAATGATCAAATGCTAGCGGTTGTGCCATCTACTTTGGTTGATGCAGATGGTAAGCAACAAGTGATTAGTGCAGAAACACAAGCACAGTTAAAGCGCTTCTTTGTTGGCCCTAATGATTGTGAAGTAACAGGCTTTGCTATCACGCCAGATTATAAAACAGCGTTTGTTAATATTCAGCATCCAGGCAACTGGCCATACTCGAATAACGCCACCGAAGTTACTCCAGCGGGTACTCAGTTACGTCCTCGCGCTGCGACTGTGATGATCCGTAAAAATGATGGCGGCGAAATCGGTATTTAA
- the ltrA gene encoding group II intron reverse transcriptase/maturase: protein MSNLSIPTTSPDDYYRQRIDMQPAFNRDLFQQLLEPENLHRAWRQVKANKGAAGIDGMTIEAFPLWMQQGGWQQCKSQLERGEYQPSAVRRVEIDKPDGGKRKLGIPNVIDRVIQQAIAQILTPLFDPFFSTNSFGFRPNRNAKQAVLQVRDIIKQKRKFAVDVDLSKFFDRVNHDLLMTQLRSKVQDKRLLALIGKYLRAGVMVNDQFEASFEGVPQGGPLSPLLSNIMLDSLDKELESREHKFARYADDFIILVKSQRAGERVLKSITQYLATKLKLVVNEQKSQVVKVAQSKFLGFTFNRGKIQWHAKTLHIFKQKMRRLTNRNWGVSMSYQLFKVRQYMQGWINYFGIANAYQGCVDLDHWIRRRVRMCYWRQWRKPRTKVQNLLKRGVRIQVAVGCGITSKGPWRSSKTPGIQQALSNEYLKKAGLYSLRDGWIAVHYPNPKVS from the coding sequence TTGTCAAACTTGTCGATACCCACTACGTCGCCAGACGATTACTATCGGCAGCGTATTGATATGCAACCGGCCTTCAACCGCGATCTATTTCAACAACTGCTCGAACCTGAAAATCTACACCGAGCTTGGCGTCAAGTTAAAGCCAATAAAGGTGCAGCGGGCATCGATGGCATGACCATCGAAGCCTTCCCGCTCTGGATGCAACAAGGCGGCTGGCAACAGTGTAAATCTCAATTAGAGCGAGGTGAATACCAACCCTCAGCGGTCAGGCGCGTAGAGATCGACAAACCCGATGGCGGTAAACGCAAATTGGGGATCCCTAACGTCATTGACCGTGTGATACAGCAAGCTATTGCACAAATACTCACGCCACTGTTTGACCCATTCTTCTCGACTAATAGCTTTGGCTTTAGGCCGAACAGAAATGCTAAACAAGCGGTACTGCAAGTCAGGGATATCATCAAACAGAAACGCAAATTTGCCGTTGATGTTGATCTGTCTAAGTTCTTTGACCGAGTTAATCATGATCTCTTGATGACTCAGCTGAGGAGCAAGGTACAGGATAAGCGTCTGTTGGCGCTTATCGGTAAGTACCTACGAGCAGGGGTGATGGTCAATGACCAATTTGAAGCAAGCTTTGAAGGTGTGCCTCAAGGCGGTCCACTCTCGCCATTACTCTCTAACATTATGTTGGATAGTCTGGATAAAGAGCTGGAAAGCCGAGAGCACAAATTCGCCCGCTACGCGGACGATTTTATCATATTGGTAAAATCTCAACGCGCTGGCGAACGGGTACTCAAGAGTATTACTCAATACCTTGCCACTAAGTTAAAACTGGTTGTAAATGAACAGAAAAGCCAAGTGGTTAAGGTCGCTCAAAGCAAGTTTCTTGGGTTTACATTTAACCGAGGCAAGATCCAGTGGCATGCTAAAACATTACACATTTTCAAACAAAAGATGAGACGACTAACGAACCGAAATTGGGGCGTGAGTATGAGTTATCAGCTATTTAAAGTGCGTCAATACATGCAAGGCTGGATCAATTATTTTGGCATCGCTAACGCTTATCAAGGGTGTGTCGATTTAGACCATTGGATCCGACGTCGTGTTCGTATGTGTTACTGGCGTCAGTGGCGAAAACCACGGACTAAGGTACAAAACTTACTTAAGCGTGGCGTCAGGATCCAAGTGGCTGTTGGTTGTGGGATCACAAGCAAAGGTCCATGGCGAAGTTCGAAAACACCAGGGATACAGCAAGCGCTGAGTAATGAGTACCTGAAGAAAGCAGGATTATATTCACTAAGAGATGGATGGATCGCAGTTCATTATCCTAACCCAAAAGTGAGTTAG
- a CDS encoding aminotransferase class V-fold PLP-dependent enzyme has translation MNNNNDLSQIYLDANATTPVLPQAAKAALSAMEQLFGNPSSSHITGLRAKDLMEQTRCKAKQVLGSEKGRIIFTSGATEGIQTAILSALISARDTLKATQQQGNDYYLLYGATEHKAVPESLKHWNALLGINAKLIAIPVDGYGNLDHAFISQYAPKSLMICTMAVNNETGVYQDLKALETTIRQANKSIFWLVDCVQALGKISLNLAQTSIDYAPFSGHKLYAPKGIGFIYIRENAPLTAVIAGGGQESGQRSGTENLPGMAAMSVIFDQLISTESCFANHQTLYAYRQQLADTLIKAFPQIVFNHSFNNSVPTTLNFAIKGFSSKEIMDLFDAANIRVSSGSACSSKVTRSFVLDAMGLPAWQSESAIRLSFGPAMTQVEVDHACQRIISTAQALTQSCMVLDGANIDDKTPLNGLVQLRSGASCTWIYVDAASKHALIIDPLPELTERLDTLLQCQQLALMAIIDTHGHADHVSGRVLLAKKHPQSIQCDGLGWPQTTLFVTDHDRQFEYIKVADKWLVKVPTPGHTNDSISLLLCQPLTGSDTLASNTLFAFCGDTILMGTLGRTNFDTSCAISMYDSIQLLSSVLAPQSLICASHDYQNEFATHLSAEYLRNPLLQQVIQNAITVDEFVASKLILDSQLNDQTGSEILCGALPIIACSKFKPIKEYSATSLAIALNSPKVKLLDIREPHEYALQHTAKACENVPLTRLVQFMQQHQQDKDSEWVLICRSGSRSLVAAQAMQRLGFSHIAHLKGGYALAH, from the coding sequence ATGAACAATAACAATGACCTAAGCCAAATTTACCTCGATGCTAATGCAACAACCCCAGTACTGCCTCAAGCCGCCAAAGCTGCACTTTCTGCGATGGAACAGCTATTTGGCAACCCGAGCTCAAGCCATATTACCGGCTTACGTGCCAAGGACTTAATGGAACAAACCCGCTGTAAAGCTAAGCAGGTTTTAGGCTCTGAAAAAGGTAGAATTATTTTTACTAGCGGCGCAACCGAAGGTATTCAAACAGCTATTTTGTCGGCATTAATCAGTGCCAGAGATACCTTAAAAGCCACTCAGCAACAAGGTAATGATTACTATTTACTCTATGGCGCAACAGAGCACAAAGCGGTACCTGAGTCGCTTAAGCATTGGAATGCCTTGCTAGGTATCAATGCAAAACTTATTGCCATTCCGGTGGATGGTTATGGTAACTTAGATCATGCCTTTATTAGCCAATACGCCCCCAAATCATTAATGATTTGTACTATGGCGGTGAATAACGAAACTGGCGTATATCAAGACCTCAAGGCTTTAGAAACTACCATTCGCCAAGCGAATAAATCTATTTTTTGGCTAGTTGACTGCGTACAAGCGCTTGGCAAAATATCGCTGAATTTAGCTCAAACCAGCATCGACTACGCACCTTTTAGCGGCCATAAATTGTATGCGCCAAAAGGTATTGGTTTTATTTATATTCGAGAAAATGCCCCGTTGACAGCGGTTATTGCTGGTGGTGGCCAAGAAAGCGGCCAGCGTTCAGGTACAGAAAACCTGCCCGGCATGGCGGCGATGAGTGTTATTTTCGACCAACTGATTTCGACTGAATCCTGTTTTGCTAATCATCAAACCTTATATGCATACCGTCAACAACTTGCCGACACATTAATTAAAGCTTTTCCGCAAATAGTGTTTAACCACAGTTTTAACAACAGCGTGCCCACCACACTAAACTTTGCGATTAAAGGCTTTAGCAGTAAAGAAATAATGGACTTATTTGACGCCGCTAATATTCGCGTTAGCTCTGGATCAGCTTGCTCATCTAAAGTTACCCGCAGCTTTGTGTTAGATGCGATGGGCTTACCTGCTTGGCAAAGTGAGTCGGCTATCAGGCTGTCTTTTGGCCCAGCCATGACCCAGGTTGAAGTTGATCACGCTTGCCAACGTATTATCAGTACCGCCCAAGCGTTAACCCAAAGTTGTATGGTGTTAGATGGTGCCAATATTGATGATAAAACCCCTTTAAATGGTTTAGTACAATTACGCTCAGGAGCGAGCTGTACATGGATATATGTCGATGCGGCGTCAAAACATGCATTGATTATTGATCCCCTGCCTGAATTAACAGAGCGTTTAGACACCTTACTGCAATGTCAGCAATTAGCACTAATGGCCATTATTGATACCCACGGCCATGCTGACCATGTTTCAGGACGGGTATTACTGGCGAAAAAACATCCGCAAAGCATTCAGTGCGACGGACTAGGTTGGCCACAAACCACTTTATTCGTCACCGACCATGATCGCCAATTTGAATATATTAAAGTGGCTGATAAATGGTTAGTCAAAGTGCCTACGCCTGGGCATACCAACGACAGTATTAGCTTACTTTTGTGTCAACCTTTAACCGGCTCAGACACGTTAGCCAGTAACACCTTATTTGCTTTTTGTGGTGACACTATTTTGATGGGCACCTTAGGCCGAACAAATTTTGACACTAGCTGTGCGATATCCATGTATGACAGCATTCAATTACTCAGCAGCGTCTTAGCACCACAAAGTCTTATATGTGCAAGCCATGATTACCAAAACGAATTTGCCACCCATTTAAGTGCGGAATACCTGCGTAATCCGCTATTACAACAGGTAATACAGAACGCCATCACGGTTGATGAGTTTGTAGCGAGTAAGCTAATACTCGACAGCCAACTCAACGATCAAACTGGCAGTGAAATACTTTGCGGCGCATTACCTATAATAGCTTGCAGCAAATTTAAACCGATAAAAGAATATTCGGCGACTAGTTTAGCTATCGCCTTAAACTCACCTAAGGTTAAATTACTTGATATACGCGAGCCACACGAGTACGCCTTACAGCATACTGCCAAAGCTTGTGAAAATGTGCCTTTAACACGTTTAGTACAATTTATGCAGCAACATCAGCAAGATAAAGACAGTGAATGGGTATTAATTTGTCGTAGTGGCAGTCGTTCACTTGTGGCCGCTCAAGCTATGCAGCGTCTGGGGTTTTCACATATCGCTCACCTAAAAGGCGGTTATGCACTGGCTCACTAG
- a CDS encoding NUDIX hydrolase, giving the protein MRHLITYYHPDTPAEFIDNNPSTMLTRLATRAIVLRGNDILILYTQRYHDYSLPGGGVDAGEDIEQGLVRELREETGANIVGDIIPFGVYQEYRPWRRDGFESVNMLSYCYVCQIEDKLGDTQFEAHEINNGMTPMWIDIDTAITHNLATIANSDKKGLSIERETFLLQLIKQELLN; this is encoded by the coding sequence ATGCGTCATTTAATCACTTATTATCATCCTGATACGCCAGCCGAATTTATCGATAATAATCCGTCAACTATGCTGACCCGTTTGGCCACCCGCGCCATTGTGCTGCGTGGTAATGATATTTTAATCTTATATACCCAGCGTTATCATGACTACTCGCTACCGGGTGGCGGAGTCGATGCTGGTGAGGATATCGAACAAGGATTAGTGCGTGAGCTGCGGGAAGAAACCGGTGCCAATATTGTTGGCGACATTATTCCGTTTGGTGTGTATCAAGAATACCGCCCATGGCGACGTGACGGCTTTGAGTCGGTTAATATGCTGTCTTACTGTTATGTGTGTCAAATTGAAGATAAATTGGGCGATACCCAGTTTGAGGCACACGAGATCAATAATGGTATGACCCCGATGTGGATTGATATTGATACCGCGATTACCCATAATTTGGCAACTATCGCCAACAGTGATAAAAAAGGCTTATCAATAGAAAGAGAAACCTTTTTATTGCAGTTGATTAAGCAAGAATTATTGAATTAA
- a CDS encoding YhcH/YjgK/YiaL family protein — MIVDTLANRHLYTKLHPRLASALAHLAETDFTTKPVGNYELDGKNLFVIVNDYETKPRELESFEVHQQYIDVQYVVSGAEEFGYLPLADQTPSKPYYDKHDYAEFDFESNKQDAAFIALKTGMFAIFFPGDMHMPGTLATPQKVRKVVIKVRI, encoded by the coding sequence ATGATTGTTGACACTTTAGCAAATCGCCACCTATATACAAAACTGCATCCGCGTTTAGCATCGGCATTAGCGCATTTAGCCGAAACAGATTTTACCACCAAACCTGTTGGTAATTATGAATTAGACGGTAAAAACCTGTTTGTCATCGTTAATGATTATGAAACTAAACCAAGAGAGCTTGAGTCTTTTGAAGTGCATCAGCAGTATATTGATGTGCAATATGTAGTCAGTGGCGCAGAAGAATTTGGTTATTTACCGTTAGCGGATCAAACACCGTCTAAGCCGTATTATGATAAACATGATTATGCCGAGTTCGACTTTGAATCAAATAAACAAGATGCTGCGTTTATTGCTTTAAAAACCGGTATGTTTGCTATTTTCTTCCCTGGCGATATGCACATGCCTGGTACTTTAGCCACACCTCAAAAAGTGCGTAAAGTGGTGATTAAAGTCCGTATTTAA